From the Selenomonas timonae genome, one window contains:
- a CDS encoding phosphoribosyltransferase family protein, whose product MAKRYYDLTVAGCKRSLPILNLSDSLAIAGFVMLGDVELCENCARELAKKVPAEAEIIMTAETKGIPLAAELARQIGMPYYITARKSVKAYMEDPIWVEDESITTMGKQRLYLTRADIDRIAGRKVLLLDDVISTGGSMTALSNLAEKAGAHVVGQAAVLAEGDAVKRTDIIFLESLPLFEAE is encoded by the coding sequence ATGGCAAAACGATACTACGATCTTACGGTCGCGGGCTGCAAGCGCAGTCTCCCCATCCTCAACCTGAGTGACAGTCTTGCAATTGCCGGCTTCGTCATGCTCGGCGATGTCGAACTCTGCGAAAACTGTGCGCGTGAACTCGCAAAGAAGGTGCCCGCCGAAGCCGAGATCATCATGACCGCCGAGACGAAGGGAATCCCCCTCGCGGCGGAGCTTGCACGGCAGATTGGAATGCCCTACTACATCACAGCACGCAAATCTGTCAAGGCATACATGGAAGATCCCATCTGGGTCGAGGATGAATCGATTACGACAATGGGCAAGCAACGGCTCTATCTCACGCGTGCGGATATCGACCGCATTGCGGGGCGCAAGGTGCTCCTCCTCGACGATGTCATCAGCACGGGCGGCTCCATGACGGCACTCAGCAATCTCGCCGAAAAGGCGGGCGCACACGTCGTCGGACAGGCTGCCGTGCTTGCCGAGGGCGATGCGGTAAAGCGCACGGATATTATCTTCCTCGAGTCGCTGCCGCTCTTTGAGGCAGAGTAG
- a CDS encoding TonB-dependent receptor — MKKNLKKSAVLGILLSTVAYGGLDVHAQEVNESESTEETTESVSYTTKDIEVEGELKDPFGNVITEQSYYRTGGDVNVIDRDMIEKRHYEQLTDALRHVPGVLVRTPGFRGGEFQIANNHNVVSINGDDRVVVLVDGRRVDNSVSDIFGSYSDAETKANVDINQVINMNGIEKIEVIKGPGASIYGSDATGGVINIITRKGIDQTEGTLDISTGSWHRHNYKLSYAGSLDENRLKYFVGLSREMSGDSKYKDGLSGNTYTFVNTGYKDEAANIRIDYDFDKNHTLRFAHNHMQSDADYPMAAPDHKYFNPTDWERIKRHWLTPRSPKGESVFPGFRTKWAIWAATGAFSAYNKNNHDLTYVFHRDSGMESFVRVYQQNERYWGSNGQEDILADTPVPETPEWYAWAKAHYKGRDFRKWYDRLGNEGIQLQLGKAYGKHNVLTTWSYDSSEYDHIYLGTGKIYHLERSTLTGYLQDKIFLSDKWELTPAVRYARYNDIGQRTKTDVESTIRTSGGAIFTPSLNTQYAFDKATSAYFGYSRIHRPIKVDDYTNDLGPRPLEDEKGDVWTVGVRHAFSKDTSLAVHYNYTHMANAITEYSVWDDDEGDFTAKSINAKEVKKAFNLSLSHRFRPHWSLTLNYTHAFDKFSAKDGLIFDPALTWANGNVNAAINDMRPANVYMADLVYENGKLNTSLTGTWYTGCNTAAFTSARALLLDFNINYKLHDDMTIYASVSNLTNQSYETIVSEYHGKGSWPEAGRRFMIGAKYTF, encoded by the coding sequence ATGAAGAAGAACCTGAAGAAGTCTGCTGTGCTTGGCATCTTACTGTCAACTGTTGCGTACGGGGGACTTGACGTTCATGCACAGGAAGTGAACGAGTCTGAATCCACTGAAGAAACAACAGAATCCGTTTCTTATACGACAAAGGATATTGAGGTCGAGGGAGAACTCAAAGACCCATTTGGCAACGTGATCACGGAGCAGTCCTACTACCGCACGGGCGGCGACGTGAATGTCATTGATCGGGATATGATAGAGAAACGGCATTATGAGCAGCTGACGGATGCACTGCGGCATGTACCGGGGGTTTTAGTCCGCACGCCAGGATTTCGCGGCGGTGAGTTTCAGATCGCCAACAATCATAATGTTGTGAGTATCAACGGTGATGATCGCGTTGTTGTACTTGTTGACGGACGGCGTGTTGATAATTCTGTGAGCGATATCTTTGGATCCTACTCCGATGCTGAGACAAAGGCAAATGTCGATATTAACCAAGTAATTAACATGAATGGTATCGAGAAGATTGAAGTCATCAAGGGACCTGGCGCTTCGATCTACGGCTCAGACGCAACGGGTGGCGTCATCAACATTATCACGCGTAAAGGTATCGATCAAACGGAGGGGACACTCGACATTTCGACGGGCTCGTGGCATCGTCATAACTATAAACTCAGCTATGCAGGCAGTCTCGATGAGAACCGTCTCAAATACTTTGTCGGGCTGAGCCGCGAGATGAGCGGTGATTCCAAATATAAGGACGGTCTCAGCGGCAACACCTATACCTTTGTCAATACGGGGTATAAGGATGAGGCCGCGAATATCCGTATCGACTACGATTTCGACAAGAATCATACGCTGCGTTTTGCGCATAATCACATGCAGAGTGATGCAGACTATCCGATGGCGGCGCCCGACCATAAATACTTTAATCCGACGGACTGGGAGCGCATTAAGAGGCATTGGCTGACACCAAGGAGCCCGAAGGGAGAGTCTGTATTCCCAGGATTCCGTACCAAGTGGGCAATTTGGGCGGCAACGGGAGCATTCAGCGCCTATAACAAGAACAATCACGATTTGACCTATGTGTTCCATCGTGACAGCGGGATGGAAAGTTTTGTGCGCGTCTATCAGCAGAATGAGCGTTATTGGGGATCGAACGGACAGGAGGACATACTTGCTGATACGCCCGTTCCGGAGACCCCAGAATGGTATGCATGGGCAAAGGCTCATTACAAAGGGCGAGATTTTCGGAAGTGGTATGACCGTCTCGGCAATGAGGGAATCCAACTGCAGCTTGGTAAGGCGTATGGGAAGCATAATGTGCTGACGACATGGTCGTATGACAGTTCGGAGTATGATCATATCTATCTTGGTACTGGAAAGATATACCATTTGGAGCGCAGTACGCTGACGGGCTATCTTCAGGACAAGATTTTCCTCTCGGATAAATGGGAACTGACCCCTGCGGTACGTTATGCACGCTATAATGACATCGGTCAACGGACAAAAACCGATGTGGAATCAACGATTCGAACCTCGGGCGGCGCTATTTTTACGCCGTCACTGAATACGCAGTATGCTTTTGACAAGGCGACGAGTGCATATTTCGGCTACAGCCGGATACACCGTCCCATCAAGGTGGACGACTATACGAACGATCTTGGTCCGCGTCCGCTCGAAGATGAAAAGGGCGATGTATGGACGGTGGGTGTTCGTCACGCATTCAGCAAGGACACATCGCTTGCCGTTCACTACAATTATACGCACATGGCCAATGCAATTACGGAGTACAGCGTTTGGGACGATGATGAAGGAGATTTTACTGCGAAGTCCATCAATGCAAAAGAGGTAAAGAAGGCGTTCAACCTTTCTCTTTCGCACCGTTTCCGCCCGCATTGGTCGCTGACGCTGAATTACACCCATGCCTTTGACAAGTTCTCTGCAAAGGATGGACTCATCTTTGACCCTGCACTCACATGGGCGAACGGAAATGTTAATGCTGCCATCAATGACATGCGCCCTGCAAATGTCTATATGGCGGATCTCGTCTATGAGAACGGCAAACTCAATACATCGCTGACGGGAACGTGGTATACGGGCTGCAATACGGCGGCATTTACGAGTGCGCGCGCACTCCTGCTCGATTTCAACATCAATTACAAGCTGCATGATGACATGACGATCTATGCATCGGTGTCAAATCTCACGAATCAATCCTACGAAACGATTGTGTCAGAGTATCATGGAAAAGGCTCTTGGCCGGAGGCGGGACGTCGTTTCATGATCGGTGCGAAGTATACGTTCTAA
- a CDS encoding ABC transporter ATP-binding protein, with product MDIRVEALEKSFDGRQILNKISLAVHNKEFVGIIGPNGSGKSTLLKCIYRVLSPDGGTMFLGGDRLDDLSVRETATRQAVLAQHHAFSFDFSVLEVVLMGRSPHKRMLERYHEEDYKLAKRYLAFTGMEAFEEQPFSSLSGGEQQRVLLARALTQSTACLILDEPTNHLDIRYQLEIMENIRQMNLTVIAAIHDLNVAASYCDRIIAMKDGMILREGTPEEIFTDEFIYELYGVRARIHRFGDGNIVISYHL from the coding sequence ATGGATATTCGCGTAGAAGCGTTGGAAAAGAGTTTTGATGGGCGGCAGATTTTAAATAAAATTTCTCTTGCGGTACATAATAAGGAATTCGTCGGCATTATCGGCCCGAACGGGAGTGGAAAGAGCACGCTCCTCAAGTGCATCTATCGTGTGCTCAGTCCGGATGGCGGCACCATGTTCCTTGGCGGGGATCGTCTGGATGATCTTTCGGTACGGGAAACGGCGACACGACAGGCTGTGCTCGCCCAGCATCATGCGTTCTCGTTTGATTTCAGCGTGTTGGAGGTCGTTCTGATGGGGCGCAGTCCCCACAAGCGCATGTTGGAGCGCTATCATGAAGAGGACTATAAACTTGCCAAGCGCTATTTGGCATTCACCGGGATGGAAGCCTTTGAGGAGCAGCCCTTTTCCAGTCTGTCGGGCGGCGAGCAGCAGCGCGTGCTTCTCGCGCGGGCGCTCACGCAGTCGACTGCCTGTCTGATTCTCGATGAGCCGACGAATCATCTGGATATTCGCTACCAATTGGAGATCATGGAAAATATTCGGCAGATGAATCTGACGGTGATTGCCGCGATTCACGATCTCAATGTCGCCGCCTCATACTGCGATCGAATTATTGCGATGAAAGACGGCATGATATTGAGAGAGGGAACCCCCGAGGAGATTTTCACAGATGAGTTTATCTATGAATTGTATGGTGTGCGGGCAAGAATTCACCGCTTTGGAGATGGGAATATTGTGATTTCGTATCATCTATAG
- a CDS encoding ABC transporter substrate-binding protein, with translation MKKSILLLFVMGGIIIAAAMVRDPYPVMDEPRNNYVNDIRHESIEIQNIDTNEEPRSIYLTTIPSRVFVCDGVLLNTLIPLGIGDRIIGASISNTASGLYENLKREYPEEIKKIPHISSRLISREELISYQPDFIIGWKSAFSPHRFGSIRWWEARSIPSYVVATSNHVKKSATIEDECKFLDDMGQIFDVQEKTNAVIRDIYAELEIDWTDDRVKQQDVMVVEVDGNEVMNYDEGWIVGDMVRRLGGRMPLQSESAGVEEMILQNPDVIFAVYFDERHRAQSEAFFRNVRLNSLRAVQNKRIYMIPFGYIYTPGIKTLDGLRAIKKGLYPNM, from the coding sequence ATGAAAAAATCTATTCTGTTATTGTTTGTTATGGGGGGCATTATCATAGCGGCTGCAATGGTTCGGGATCCATATCCTGTTATGGACGAGCCGCGCAATAATTACGTTAATGATATACGACATGAGTCAATCGAGATTCAAAATATTGATACGAATGAGGAGCCACGGTCCATTTATCTCACAACAATACCTTCCCGCGTTTTTGTATGCGATGGCGTTTTGCTGAATACCCTGATCCCGCTGGGGATTGGGGATCGGATTATTGGGGCATCAATTAGCAACACGGCAAGCGGCCTTTATGAAAATTTGAAAAGGGAATATCCGGAGGAGATCAAAAAAATACCGCATATTTCTTCTCGGCTTATCAGTCGTGAAGAGCTGATTTCCTATCAGCCGGATTTTATTATTGGGTGGAAATCTGCATTCTCTCCGCACCGATTTGGCAGCATCCGATGGTGGGAGGCGCGCAGTATCCCATCCTATGTTGTCGCGACTTCCAATCATGTGAAAAAATCCGCGACCATCGAAGATGAGTGTAAGTTCTTAGATGATATGGGGCAGATTTTTGACGTGCAAGAGAAAACGAATGCTGTCATACGGGATATTTATGCGGAGTTGGAGATTGACTGGACGGATGACAGGGTGAAGCAGCAGGATGTCATGGTTGTGGAGGTTGATGGGAACGAGGTCATGAACTATGATGAGGGCTGGATCGTGGGAGATATGGTACGGCGTTTGGGCGGGCGTATGCCCCTTCAAAGTGAATCGGCAGGTGTGGAGGAGATGATCCTGCAGAATCCCGATGTAATATTTGCGGTATATTTCGATGAGCGGCATCGTGCGCAGTCGGAGGCATTCTTTCGAAATGTGCGCTTGAACTCACTGCGTGCGGTGCAAAACAAGCGTATCTATATGATTCCCTTTGGCTATATTTACACGCCGGGAATTAAGACGCTTGATGGTTTGCGTGCGATCAAAAAGGGATTGTATCCCAATATGTAA
- the lgt gene encoding prolipoprotein diacylglyceryl transferase — MHQYLFYIGDFPIRSYGVVISLSILLATGVGYFLAKTDGRGYEKHIPDLGIYCGIAGLLGARLWDVFFFDWDYYQHHLTEILNVWQGGMAIQGGVFLGVLVGILYSRNHKLDTIHFMDIAAPAIVLGQALGRCANLLNGDAFGAPTGSSYGILYPDTTLAHHTYGAQPLWPAEVWEGQLDIVIFALLLIFRARGHARGQCFALYVMLYSLVRFALEYLRGDYTEKYLGLFTSAQMTSLGFGLVALGFFLWLGLRKEAVPTEVEFFPQERKKRRKK, encoded by the coding sequence TTGCATCAATATCTCTTCTACATCGGAGACTTCCCCATCCGCTCGTACGGTGTCGTCATCTCCCTCTCCATCCTGCTTGCGACGGGTGTCGGCTACTTCCTCGCAAAGACGGACGGACGCGGCTATGAGAAGCACATTCCCGATCTCGGCATCTACTGCGGCATCGCGGGACTCCTCGGCGCGCGGCTCTGGGACGTGTTCTTCTTCGACTGGGACTACTACCAGCACCACCTGACCGAGATTCTGAACGTCTGGCAGGGCGGCATGGCGATCCAGGGCGGTGTCTTTCTCGGTGTGCTCGTCGGCATCCTCTACAGCCGAAATCACAAGCTCGACACCATCCACTTTATGGACATTGCCGCTCCTGCGATTGTCCTCGGACAGGCGCTCGGCCGCTGCGCAAACCTCCTCAACGGGGATGCCTTCGGCGCACCGACGGGCAGCAGCTACGGCATCCTCTACCCCGACACCACCCTCGCGCACCACACCTACGGTGCGCAGCCGCTCTGGCCGGCGGAGGTCTGGGAGGGGCAGCTCGACATCGTCATCTTTGCGCTGCTGCTCATCTTCCGCGCACGTGGACACGCACGTGGACAGTGCTTCGCCCTCTACGTCATGCTCTACAGCCTCGTGCGCTTCGCCCTCGAGTACCTGCGCGGCGACTACACGGAGAAATACCTCGGACTCTTTACCAGTGCCCAGATGACCAGTCTCGGCTTCGGTCTCGTCGCCCTTGGCTTCTTCCTCTGGCTCGGACTGCGAAAAGAAGCTGTACCAACAGAAGTAGAGTTTTTTCCTCAGGAGCGTAAGAAACGCCGGAAGAAATAA
- a CDS encoding FecCD family ABC transporter permease: MNRKDWRHAVILLELFLILLVSMAGALTIGTVSLSVGDVVSAVYDSLRSSVPIDAPGQGPLHDIVWLLRMPRILMAACIGAGLATSGVIMQAIVKNPLADPYILGVSSGASLGATAAILLGVGVSLGENFVGIAAFIGAFAISLAIVFIANMGGRANAVKLLLAGMALSAVCSAFASFIVYFANDKDGIQSITYWLMGSMAGAKWSTLQVMIPMSIIIPFFFYTQAKILNLMLLGDDTAITLGVDLHRYRQAYLLVSALLVGFAVYAAGMIGFVGLIVPHVSRMLVGADHRRLLPIAALSGAIFLVWADVLCRVIIPQTELPIGILISMIGAPCFIYLMVKRTYGFGGA; the protein is encoded by the coding sequence ATGAATCGTAAAGATTGGCGGCATGCCGTAATCCTTCTCGAACTATTTTTGATTTTGCTCGTCAGCATGGCGGGCGCACTGACGATTGGCACGGTATCCCTATCTGTCGGAGATGTGGTATCCGCAGTCTATGACTCCCTGCGCAGCAGTGTGCCGATTGATGCGCCGGGGCAGGGGCCGCTGCATGATATTGTATGGCTGCTCCGTATGCCGCGTATTCTCATGGCTGCGTGTATTGGTGCGGGGCTTGCAACATCGGGTGTCATCATGCAGGCGATTGTGAAAAATCCGCTTGCTGACCCCTATATTCTGGGCGTTTCTTCCGGTGCCTCTCTCGGCGCAACGGCAGCAATTTTGCTTGGTGTTGGCGTATCACTGGGTGAGAACTTCGTTGGGATCGCCGCATTCATCGGTGCCTTTGCCATATCGCTTGCGATTGTCTTCATTGCGAATATGGGAGGGCGTGCGAATGCAGTGAAGCTCCTGCTCGCGGGCATGGCGCTCAGCGCTGTATGCAGCGCGTTTGCCAGTTTCATTGTCTACTTTGCGAACGATAAGGACGGCATCCAGTCCATCACATACTGGCTGATGGGGAGCATGGCGGGGGCGAAATGGTCGACGCTGCAGGTGATGATTCCGATGAGCATTATCATACCGTTCTTTTTCTACACGCAGGCAAAGATTTTGAATTTGATGCTCCTCGGAGATGATACGGCGATCACGCTCGGCGTGGATCTGCATAGATATCGGCAAGCATATCTGCTTGTCAGTGCACTTCTCGTTGGTTTTGCGGTCTATGCGGCGGGCATGATCGGCTTTGTCGGACTTATCGTCCCGCACGTCAGCCGCATGCTGGTCGGCGCAGATCACAGGAGGCTGCTGCCGATTGCAGCGCTCTCCGGCGCAATCTTTCTCGTCTGGGCAGATGTGCTCTGCCGCGTGATTATTCCGCAGACCGAACTGCCGATCGGGATTCTGATTTCGATGATCGGAGCGCCCTGCTTTATCTATCTGATGGTGAAGCGGACGTATGGTTTTGGCGGCGCGTAG